One uncultured Caproiciproducens sp. DNA segment encodes these proteins:
- a CDS encoding CTP synthase, whose product MSAKYIFVTGGVVSGLGKGITAASLGRLLKARGLRITIQKFDPYLNVDPGTMNPFQHGEVFVTNDGAETDLDLGHYERFIDESLTQNSNITSGRIYWNVLQNERNGDYDGGTVQVIPHITNEIKSRIYEGKDNIDVAIIEVGGTVGDIESQPFLEAIRQFATEVGRNNCLFIHVTLVPYLICSHEHKSKPTQHSVKELLSIGIQPDIIVLRSERPVGDDIKKKIALFCNVNENCVIQNLDLPLLYQVPLALKDERLDDIVCKRFALDTPGADLSDWIAMVNTAMSLTESVTIGLVGKYVELHDAYLSVAEALTHGGIGNNLKVNIKWIDSETISQDNVAEILAGVDGVIVPGGFGQRGIEGMITAIHYARVNRMPCLGICLGMQLAIIEYARNVLGLEDANSAEFDPQSKNHVIDLMPEQKDVVQLGGTMRLGQYPCKLTAGTKAAALYGNEPLISERHRHRFEVNNDYRVRFEKAGVIFCGKSPDDHIVEMMELPEHPWFMGSQFHPEFKSRPNRPHPLFKGLVGAAKEYKAGHKG is encoded by the coding sequence ATGTCAGCGAAATATATTTTTGTAACAGGCGGGGTTGTTTCCGGTTTGGGAAAAGGAATTACGGCGGCTTCTTTGGGACGTTTACTGAAGGCCAGGGGATTGAGAATTACCATACAGAAATTTGACCCCTACCTTAATGTTGATCCGGGAACAATGAACCCGTTTCAGCACGGAGAGGTTTTCGTTACAAATGACGGGGCGGAAACAGATCTGGATCTTGGCCATTATGAACGTTTTATTGACGAGAGTCTGACTCAGAACAGCAATATTACTTCAGGCAGAATTTACTGGAATGTGCTGCAAAACGAGCGTAACGGCGATTATGACGGAGGTACGGTTCAGGTTATCCCTCATATCACCAACGAGATTAAGTCCCGTATTTACGAGGGGAAAGACAATATTGATGTAGCGATCATTGAGGTGGGCGGCACGGTAGGCGATATTGAAAGTCAGCCGTTTTTGGAAGCCATCCGCCAGTTTGCTACAGAAGTCGGCAGAAACAATTGTCTGTTTATTCATGTTACCCTTGTTCCTTACTTGATTTGCTCTCACGAACATAAATCAAAACCCACTCAGCACAGTGTGAAGGAGCTTCTTTCCATCGGCATTCAGCCGGACATTATTGTTCTCCGTTCCGAAAGACCGGTTGGCGATGACATCAAAAAGAAAATTGCACTTTTCTGCAATGTCAATGAAAACTGTGTGATACAGAATCTTGACCTTCCTCTTTTATATCAGGTTCCTCTTGCGTTGAAGGACGAGCGTTTGGACGACATTGTCTGTAAGCGCTTTGCGCTGGACACGCCGGGAGCCGATTTGAGCGACTGGATTGCCATGGTCAATACAGCAATGTCCCTGACGGAAAGTGTTACCATAGGGCTTGTAGGTAAGTATGTTGAACTGCATGACGCTTATTTGAGTGTTGCCGAAGCACTCACACACGGCGGGATCGGCAATAACTTGAAGGTAAATATAAAATGGATTGATTCCGAGACGATTTCACAGGATAATGTTGCGGAAATTCTTGCCGGTGTGGACGGTGTGATTGTTCCCGGCGGATTTGGTCAAAGAGGGATTGAAGGAATGATTACGGCGATTCATTACGCCCGGGTGAACCGGATGCCATGTCTCGGTATCTGTCTTGGCATGCAGCTTGCGATTATTGAATATGCCCGCAACGTCCTTGGTCTTGAAGATGCGAATTCCGCTGAATTTGACCCGCAGAGCAAAAATCATGTGATTGATCTGATGCCGGAGCAGAAAGATGTTGTGCAGCTGGGCGGCACGATGCGCCTTGGCCAGTATCCGTGCAAGCTGACGGCGGGTACAAAGGCGGCCGCGCTTTATGGCAATGAGCCGCTCATTTCTGAACGTCATCGTCACCGTTTTGAGGTGAATAATGATTATCGTGTCCGGTTTGAAAAGGCAGGAGTTATATTCTGCGGTAAATCACCGGACGACCACATTGTGGAGATGATGGAGCTGCCGGAGCATCCGTGGTTTATGGGTTCCCAGTTCCACCCTGAATTTAAATCCCGCCCAAATCGTCCGCATCCGCTTTTCAAGGGTTTGGTCGGTGCGGCAAAAGAATATAAAGCTGGCCACAAGGGCTGA
- a CDS encoding peptidylprolyl isomerase codes for MQQNKKIISIVSAFALVLSLTACSGGSAAGSVSPSAAPAASSAVSQTAAGNSRIKPDDGKKLGYQLEKPAKGEEIAVLTTSMGVIKLRLFSQAAPKAVENFKGLIKKGYYNGLTFHRVINDFMIQSGDPKGDGTGGESIWNKEFEDEFNANLVNIRGSVSMANAGENTNGSQFFINQKGTATAINWDSYQQAYDVYKQYPDAFIQQYGTYFLNMDKVTDAYKKLYNDNGGNPNLDGAYSIVEKGHTVFAQVIEGMDIVDKIAAVPVSENSQGEKSKPTTPVTIKKADIEKYQS; via the coding sequence ATGCAACAAAACAAAAAAATAATTAGTATTGTTTCAGCTTTTGCCCTGGTTCTGAGTTTGACCGCTTGTTCCGGCGGCAGCGCCGCAGGCTCAGTTTCTCCGTCCGCAGCGCCGGCCGCAAGTTCCGCTGTATCCCAGACTGCTGCAGGGAACAGCAGAATAAAACCGGACGATGGCAAAAAGCTGGGCTATCAGCTTGAGAAGCCCGCCAAGGGTGAAGAAATTGCTGTTTTGACCACAAGCATGGGTGTGATAAAGCTCCGTCTGTTTTCACAGGCCGCTCCCAAAGCAGTTGAAAATTTTAAAGGCTTGATTAAAAAAGGGTACTACAACGGGCTGACCTTTCACCGCGTGATCAATGATTTTATGATTCAGTCCGGCGATCCGAAAGGCGACGGAACCGGCGGTGAAAGTATTTGGAATAAGGAGTTTGAAGATGAGTTCAATGCCAATCTCGTCAATATACGCGGCTCCGTTTCCATGGCGAATGCGGGTGAGAATACGAATGGGAGCCAGTTCTTTATCAATCAAAAGGGAACTGCAACAGCAATTAACTGGGATAGTTACCAACAGGCGTATGATGTATATAAGCAGTATCCGGATGCTTTTATCCAGCAGTATGGCACTTACTTTCTGAATATGGACAAAGTAACGGATGCGTATAAAAAGCTTTATAATGATAACGGCGGAAACCCTAATCTGGATGGGGCATACAGCATCGTGGAAAAGGGGCATACCGTTTTTGCGCAGGTGATTGAGGGAATGGATATTGTCGATAAGATTGCCGCCGTGCCTGTTTCTGAAAACAGCCAGGGCGAAAAAAGTAAACCGACCACGCCGGTCACTATAAAAAAGGCCGACATAGAAAAGTATCAATCGTAA
- a CDS encoding nitroreductase family protein: MNEILESLYERKSVRKFEDRNILPSDKETILLAAMEAPTAGNQQLYTILDITDQQLKNSLAVSCDNQPFIAEAPMVLIFCADFQKWYDAFQEGGCDPRLPGVGDMMLAVEDSVIAAQNSVMAAQSLGIGSCYIGDIMERCEEHREMLNLPEYVFPASMLVFGYPTEQQRNRPKPKRCDLKYMVHTNHYHRMNGEELRAMFQKELSMQSYEKWSTAFCKRKYNSDFSKEMTRSVREYLNSFGY, from the coding sequence ATGAACGAAATTTTGGAAAGTCTGTACGAGCGTAAATCTGTGCGGAAATTTGAAGACAGGAATATTTTACCGTCTGATAAAGAAACGATTTTACTTGCAGCTATGGAGGCGCCAACCGCGGGCAACCAACAGCTATATACTATTTTGGACATTACTGACCAACAGTTAAAAAACAGTCTGGCGGTGTCTTGTGACAATCAGCCATTTATTGCTGAAGCACCAATGGTATTAATTTTTTGCGCGGATTTTCAGAAATGGTATGACGCTTTTCAAGAAGGTGGATGCGATCCAAGGTTACCTGGCGTAGGAGATATGATGTTGGCGGTCGAGGACAGCGTAATTGCCGCACAGAACTCTGTTATGGCCGCACAGAGTTTAGGAATTGGTTCCTGTTACATCGGTGACATTATGGAGCGATGTGAAGAGCACAGAGAAATGCTCAATCTGCCCGAATATGTGTTCCCTGCATCAATGTTGGTATTTGGTTATCCAACAGAGCAACAACGAAATCGGCCTAAGCCGAAGAGGTGTGATTTAAAATATATGGTTCATACAAACCATTATCATCGGATGAACGGTGAGGAGCTGCGAGCCATGTTCCAAAAGGAGTTGAGCATGCAGAGTTATGAGAAGTGGAGTACTGCGTTTTGTAAACGAAAGTACAACTCGGATTTTTCCAAAGAGATGACTCGTTCGGTAAGAGAATACCTTAATTCCTTTGGGTATTAA
- a CDS encoding homocysteine S-methyltransferase family protein — protein MTFESCYNSAPTILMEGALGERLKREYGLAFDEKVAMASLIYNERSRAALKNIWEEYISVAAAYHLPFIATTPTRRANKERVLNSKYDESIIQDNIQFLKQIQQTSKIEMYIGGLMGCKGDAYKATNILSIHEAMDFHSWQAELFKAAGADFLYAGIMPALPESIGMAKAMEETGLPYIISFMIHKNGRLIDGTTIHDAIKEIDHKTLRKPLCYMSNCVHPLVLKEALTYSFNNTELVKKRFHGLQANTSPLSPEELDDCADLRTSDSVDLAENMMDLNKFVTMKIYGGCCGTSKLHMQEIAKRLAD, from the coding sequence ATGACATTCGAATCTTGTTACAACAGCGCCCCTACAATCTTGATGGAAGGTGCTCTGGGAGAGCGATTAAAAAGAGAATACGGGTTGGCATTTGATGAGAAGGTAGCCATGGCAAGTTTAATTTACAATGAAAGATCCCGGGCTGCCCTAAAGAATATCTGGGAAGAATATATTTCAGTTGCAGCGGCCTATCATCTTCCGTTTATTGCTACGACGCCAACACGCAGGGCTAATAAAGAACGTGTTCTTAATTCAAAATATGATGAGAGCATCATTCAGGACAATATACAATTTTTAAAGCAAATTCAACAAACTTCAAAAATCGAGATGTATATTGGCGGCTTAATGGGCTGTAAGGGAGATGCGTATAAAGCAACCAATATTTTATCGATTCATGAAGCTATGGACTTTCATTCCTGGCAAGCCGAATTGTTTAAAGCGGCAGGTGCTGACTTTTTATATGCGGGGATTATGCCAGCTTTGCCTGAATCAATCGGAATGGCTAAGGCAATGGAAGAAACAGGTTTACCCTATATAATTAGTTTTATGATTCATAAAAACGGAAGGCTAATTGATGGAACAACAATTCATGATGCAATAAAAGAAATCGATCATAAAACTCTACGAAAACCCCTATGTTATATGTCAAATTGCGTCCATCCACTCGTTTTGAAAGAAGCTTTAACTTATTCATTCAACAATACCGAGCTGGTTAAAAAAAGGTTTCATGGACTACAGGCAAATACTTCGCCACTTTCACCAGAGGAACTAGATGATTGCGCTGATTTGAGAACTTCTGATAGTGTTGATCTGGCTGAAAACATGATGGATTTAAATAAGTTTGTTACGATGAAAATTTATGGCGGTTGCTGTGGCACCTCAAAGCTTCATATGCAAGAAATAGCCAAAAGATTGGCCGATTAG
- a CDS encoding NADP-dependent isocitrate dehydrogenase, which produces MNKIQMATPLVEMDGDEMTRIIWKMIKDILLTPYIDLKTEYYDLGLENRDATGDKVTFDSAYATKKYGVAVKCATITPNADRVLEYGLKEMWKSPNGTIRAILDGTVFRSPVLVKGIEPFIKNWKKPITIARHAYGDIYRNVEMTVPAGAKAELVVTKKDGTEERALIHDFQTAGIIQGQHNIDQSIKSFAKSCFNYALDLKQDLWFSSKDTISKKYDHRFKDIFHDVYESDYREKFEKSGITYFYTLIDDAVARVIRSEGGYIWACKNYDGDVMSDMVATAFGSLAMMTSVLVSPDGVYEYEAAHGTVQRHYYKHLKGEKTSTNSIATLFAWTGALKKRGELDNNPSLVDFADKLEKASIQTVENGIMTGDLAGLSTLPNKTAVDTETFLREVNKSLIRLL; this is translated from the coding sequence ATGAATAAAATTCAAATGGCAACACCGCTGGTCGAAATGGACGGCGACGAAATGACCAGAATCATTTGGAAAATGATTAAAGATATTTTATTGACCCCCTATATTGACTTAAAAACGGAGTATTATGACTTAGGATTGGAAAATCGAGACGCAACCGGCGACAAAGTCACATTCGACTCCGCCTACGCCACAAAAAAATATGGTGTCGCGGTAAAATGCGCAACCATTACGCCGAATGCAGACAGAGTGCTGGAATACGGCCTGAAGGAAATGTGGAAATCCCCCAACGGTACCATCCGCGCGATTTTGGACGGCACCGTTTTCCGCTCACCCGTTCTCGTGAAGGGGATTGAACCGTTCATTAAGAACTGGAAAAAGCCGATTACCATTGCGCGTCACGCCTACGGCGACATTTACCGCAATGTTGAAATGACTGTTCCGGCCGGTGCAAAAGCCGAGCTCGTCGTCACAAAAAAGGACGGCACAGAAGAACGTGCACTGATTCACGATTTTCAGACGGCGGGCATTATTCAAGGGCAGCACAACATTGACCAAAGCATTAAAAGCTTTGCGAAGTCCTGCTTTAACTATGCTCTGGACTTAAAACAGGATTTGTGGTTCTCTTCAAAGGATACGATTTCAAAAAAATATGACCACCGTTTCAAGGATATTTTCCATGATGTTTACGAATCGGATTACAGGGAAAAATTTGAAAAATCGGGAATCACCTATTTCTACACATTGATTGACGATGCGGTCGCACGTGTAATCCGTTCAGAGGGCGGCTACATTTGGGCCTGCAAAAACTATGACGGCGATGTTATGAGCGATATGGTGGCAACCGCATTCGGCAGCTTAGCCATGATGACAAGCGTACTTGTTTCACCTGACGGCGTGTATGAATATGAAGCGGCACACGGCACCGTTCAGCGCCACTATTACAAGCACCTGAAAGGTGAGAAAACATCTACAAATTCCATTGCAACCCTGTTCGCCTGGACCGGTGCGTTAAAAAAGCGCGGGGAACTCGACAACAATCCTTCGCTTGTGGATTTTGCTGATAAGCTTGAGAAAGCGTCCATTCAAACGGTGGAGAACGGCATCATGACCGGCGACCTTGCCGGCCTTTCCACGCTGCCCAATAAAACGGCGGTCGACACCGAAACCTTTCTAAGGGAAGTTAATAAAAGCTTGATTCGGTTGCTATAA
- a CDS encoding CatB-related O-acetyltransferase: MTFPANKIYPRNDHESVYLKNIINDPNIIVGDYTFYNDYVNDPAQFQKNNVLYHYPVNNEKLVIGKFCSIACGAKFIFTSANHAQKSLSTYPFPIFASEWGLDWKDVTEAWDNKGDIVIGNDVWIGYEAVIMQGVHIGNGAIIGTRAVVTKDIPPYTIVGGVPAKEIRKRFCTKTVEVLQQLQWWNWPYEKIQKHLPDIMSGNHEKLKE; this comes from the coding sequence ATGACTTTTCCGGCGAATAAAATATATCCACGAAATGATCATGAATCCGTATATCTGAAAAATATAATTAATGACCCTAATATCATTGTCGGGGATTATACCTTTTATAATGATTATGTCAACGACCCGGCTCAATTTCAAAAGAACAATGTGCTTTACCACTATCCTGTGAATAATGAAAAATTGGTGATTGGCAAGTTCTGTTCGATTGCTTGCGGTGCCAAGTTCATTTTCACGAGTGCGAACCATGCTCAAAAATCCCTCTCAACCTATCCATTTCCTATCTTTGCCAGCGAATGGGGGCTAGACTGGAAGGATGTTACGGAGGCATGGGATAACAAAGGAGACATAGTAATCGGTAATGACGTATGGATCGGTTATGAAGCTGTAATCATGCAGGGAGTGCATATTGGAAATGGTGCGATTATCGGGACAAGAGCTGTTGTTACAAAAGATATCCCGCCATATACGATTGTTGGTGGTGTCCCGGCAAAAGAAATTAGAAAAAGGTTTTGTACAAAAACCGTTGAGGTTTTACAGCAACTACAGTGGTGGAATTGGCCATATGAAAAAATACAAAAGCACTTGCCGGATATTATGAGTGGTAATCACGAGAAATTAAAAGAATAG
- a CDS encoding DUF2207 domain-containing protein, translating to MYRLIKALSGRMTAAILVMLIVILSLSGCSDSYKRGAKQTMEKLDIASQLSSNGDMQVTETWRVNLEDRGKPYSNLYKTFPVDLQQSNGIENLSVYDMDNKTQYTFRDDIDPTSGYYSEDTICYIYNTAKDTEVGWFMPAIDSGVRNFKVSYTVKNIVSVYGDTSVLYNAFVGKAFSMPITELHGTVTFPSGAKTENVKAWLHCTAQSNLTKDSPSQISFTASEVPPETLVETRLCMPVSLFSDSAKISTANVLSDIEKEEQKWAADWAAQQRMNYIVGIADAAVGAILVFAGILLLIWLKKKAKPYKVEAPEYTREIPDDSSPGGAANLFYFYSGGVTDKIQGRVFSATLMSLAHKGYVRFDSTEHKDFVVNVTGNTKQIALTQSEQAFYDMISTVASDYGDKFTMRQFEKYAKDHNQYIDNSIQDFLSQAKREISSRNYYEHRPRFLTNSAVLGILSVAAAVIILVFTRGWLLYIPIGLLVFGILAVIASNTKTRLSKKGEYDYAVWQGLKKYMLEFSRMNEYGVPELALWEEYLVYASMMGISKKVCEQLKMVYPQLNDDGYLNTNFGGSYMYFMFGRSMGMGGFSHIGNDFGSFLGTTMSNISTSATRLAHPPVSGSGGGFGGFGGGSFGGGGFGGGGGGFGGGGGGGAR from the coding sequence ATGTACAGATTGATCAAAGCACTTTCAGGCAGAATGACAGCGGCTATTCTTGTCATGCTGATCGTTATATTATCGCTGAGCGGCTGCTCCGACAGCTATAAGCGCGGTGCAAAACAGACCATGGAAAAGCTGGATATCGCCTCTCAGCTCAGCAGCAACGGCGATATGCAGGTTACGGAAACGTGGCGTGTCAATCTGGAGGACCGCGGAAAACCCTACAGCAACCTTTACAAAACATTTCCCGTCGATTTACAGCAGAGCAACGGAATCGAGAATTTGTCCGTGTACGACATGGATAATAAAACCCAGTACACTTTCCGTGACGATATTGATCCGACCAGCGGCTATTACTCTGAGGATACAATCTGTTACATCTACAATACCGCGAAGGATACGGAAGTTGGCTGGTTTATGCCGGCAATTGACAGCGGCGTGCGCAACTTCAAAGTGTCCTATACGGTAAAAAATATCGTCAGTGTTTATGGGGACACCTCCGTTTTGTACAATGCTTTTGTCGGAAAGGCTTTCAGTATGCCCATTACCGAACTTCATGGCACTGTTACTTTCCCGTCCGGTGCAAAAACAGAAAATGTCAAAGCGTGGCTGCATTGCACGGCGCAAAGCAATTTGACGAAGGACTCCCCCAGTCAGATTTCTTTTACCGCAAGTGAAGTCCCACCGGAAACACTGGTGGAAACACGCCTGTGCATGCCTGTTTCCCTGTTTTCGGATTCGGCAAAGATCAGTACGGCCAACGTACTGAGCGACATTGAAAAAGAGGAGCAGAAATGGGCGGCAGACTGGGCCGCGCAGCAGCGCATGAACTATATTGTCGGTATTGCGGACGCCGCGGTCGGCGCGATACTGGTTTTCGCCGGAATACTGCTTTTAATTTGGCTGAAAAAGAAAGCCAAACCGTACAAAGTGGAGGCGCCGGAATACACGCGTGAGATTCCCGATGACAGTTCACCCGGCGGCGCTGCAAATCTGTTCTATTTTTACAGCGGCGGCGTAACGGACAAAATACAAGGAAGGGTGTTCAGCGCGACGCTGATGAGTCTTGCACACAAAGGTTACGTCCGGTTTGACTCCACCGAGCACAAAGACTTTGTGGTAAATGTCACCGGAAATACAAAGCAGATTGCCCTCACCCAGAGTGAACAGGCGTTCTACGATATGATTTCCACTGTCGCTTCTGATTACGGTGACAAATTCACCATGAGGCAATTTGAAAAATACGCAAAAGATCACAACCAGTATATCGACAACAGTATTCAGGATTTTCTCTCTCAGGCAAAAAGGGAAATCTCATCACGGAATTATTATGAACACCGTCCGCGCTTCTTAACGAATAGTGCCGTTTTGGGAATTCTCAGCGTTGCGGCGGCCGTCATTATTCTTGTGTTCACACGCGGCTGGCTGCTGTATATTCCGATCGGCCTGCTTGTTTTCGGTATATTGGCGGTTATTGCCTCAAATACCAAAACGCGGCTCAGCAAAAAAGGTGAATACGATTATGCCGTATGGCAGGGACTCAAAAAATATATGCTTGAGTTTTCACGTATGAACGAATACGGAGTCCCTGAGCTTGCACTTTGGGAGGAATATCTTGTCTACGCATCAATGATGGGCATTTCAAAAAAAGTCTGTGAACAGCTTAAAATGGTCTATCCCCAGTTGAATGATGACGGCTACCTTAACACGAACTTTGGAGGCAGCTATATGTATTTCATGTTCGGCCGGTCAATGGGTATGGGCGGATTCAGTCATATTGGAAACGATTTCGGCTCGTTCCTCGGAACAACCATGAGCAACATCAGCACTTCCGCAACACGGCTTGCACATCCCCCTGTCTCCGGAAGCGGCGGCGGTTTTGGAGGATTCGGCGGCGGTAGTTTTGGCGGCGGCGGCTTCGGAGGAGGCGGCGGCGGCTTTGGCGGTGGCGGTGGCGGCGGCGCCAGGTAA
- a CDS encoding LemA family protein: MDWIAFGIIVAIILFIALWIAGMYNNLVSFSVRVDNGWAQVDVQLKKRFDLIPNLVETVKGYASHEKTTLEEVTKWRAAAMSSKTPEEAMENNAKLSRAMVNLFATAEQYPDLKANQNFLDLQGQLKDLESKIAFARQFYNDTAMKYNEYVMHFPSNIIASIFHFGQKKYFEVAEADKAVPQVKF; this comes from the coding sequence ATGGACTGGATTGCGTTTGGTATTATCGTCGCTATTATTCTGTTTATTGCTTTATGGATTGCCGGTATGTATAACAATCTCGTATCCTTTTCGGTTAGAGTAGACAACGGATGGGCACAGGTTGACGTACAGCTGAAAAAGCGTTTTGACCTCATTCCAAATCTGGTCGAGACCGTTAAAGGTTATGCATCACATGAAAAAACAACTCTTGAAGAGGTTACAAAGTGGCGTGCTGCCGCAATGAGCTCAAAAACACCGGAAGAGGCAATGGAAAACAACGCCAAACTGTCCCGTGCTATGGTTAATCTCTTTGCCACCGCAGAACAATACCCGGATTTAAAAGCAAATCAGAATTTTTTGGATTTGCAGGGACAATTAAAAGATCTTGAAAGCAAAATTGCTTTTGCACGCCAATTTTACAACGATACCGCAATGAAATACAATGAATATGTTATGCACTTTCCGTCCAATATTATTGCTTCGATTTTTCATTTCGGTCAGAAAAAGTACTTTGAAGTTGCTGAAGCCGACAAGGCCGTTCCACAGGTAAAATTTTAA
- a CDS encoding S1 RNA-binding domain-containing protein, translating to MFDYYPEGWIIDTPENRAAVQNISALNDACRDGKILEGRALICDGSHNLLVDLGCIKGVIPHDEGALGIREGTVRDIAIISRVNRPVCFTVTSFQKDADGHLTALLSRRAAQEKCMTEYVKKLTPGDVINARVTHLESFGAFADIGCGIIALLPIDAISVSRIDHPRERFTVGMDIRVLIKSVENGRITLSHKELLGTWAENVAMFKSGETVAGIVRSVESYGIFVELSPNLAGLAEAKEDVIPGQQASVYIKSIISSRMKVKLVIIDTFDYSYRPSAPKYFFSGNRIDRFVYSPPDSEKEIVTIFESE from the coding sequence ATGTTTGATTACTATCCTGAGGGTTGGATCATCGATACACCCGAAAACCGCGCGGCGGTTCAAAACATCTCCGCGCTGAATGACGCCTGCCGGGATGGAAAAATTTTGGAAGGACGCGCGCTGATTTGTGACGGCTCGCATAATTTGCTGGTCGATTTAGGATGCATAAAGGGTGTAATTCCTCACGATGAGGGTGCTTTAGGTATTCGTGAGGGTACGGTACGCGACATTGCCATCATTTCAAGAGTTAACAGGCCGGTATGCTTTACTGTGACAAGTTTTCAAAAAGATGCGGACGGACATTTGACCGCGCTGTTGTCGCGGCGTGCCGCACAGGAAAAGTGTATGACGGAGTATGTCAAAAAACTCACTCCTGGCGATGTAATCAACGCACGGGTTACACATCTGGAAAGCTTCGGCGCTTTTGCCGACATCGGCTGTGGAATTATAGCGCTTCTGCCGATCGACGCCATCTCCGTTTCACGAATTGACCATCCCCGCGAACGGTTTACGGTCGGCATGGACATTCGGGTTCTGATAAAGTCCGTGGAAAACGGACGTATTACCTTGAGCCACAAAGAGCTGCTGGGAACCTGGGCGGAGAATGTAGCTATGTTTAAGTCCGGGGAAACTGTTGCCGGAATTGTACGTTCCGTTGAATCCTATGGAATTTTCGTAGAACTTTCCCCCAACCTCGCAGGACTTGCCGAAGCCAAGGAAGACGTGATTCCGGGGCAGCAGGCAAGCGTTTACATAAAAAGCATTATTTCTTCACGGATGAAAGTAAAGCTCGTGATTATTGACACATTCGATTATTCCTACCGTCCTTCTGCGCCGAAATATTTCTTCAGCGGCAACAGAATCGACCGATTTGTGTATTCTCCCCCGGACAGTGAAAAGGAAATCGTTACAATTTTCGAATCTGAATAA
- a CDS encoding redox-sensing transcriptional repressor Rex, with the protein MPRHENISMSVIRRLPRYYRFLTHLKHKGVTRISSTELSLKLGLTASQIRQDLNCFGGFGQQGYGYIVDQLCDEIGNILGLSNDYKAILIGAGNLGRAIASHMSFEDEGFKLIGIFDSSSSKTGTRINGQTVRDTVELEDFCQKEQPMMAVLCIPLDGVHTVIERLYNLGVRNFWNFSHYDIAMRYEDTLVENVHLNDSLMTLCYRMSNPSEK; encoded by the coding sequence ATGCCTAGACACGAAAATATTTCAATGTCGGTAATCAGAAGATTACCGCGCTATTATCGTTTTTTAACCCATCTGAAGCACAAAGGAGTCACAAGGATCTCTTCCACAGAACTGTCTTTAAAGTTAGGGCTGACCGCTTCGCAGATCCGTCAGGATTTGAACTGCTTTGGAGGATTTGGCCAGCAGGGTTACGGATATATTGTAGACCAGCTCTGCGATGAAATTGGAAATATTCTGGGGCTTTCCAATGATTATAAAGCGATTTTGATCGGTGCCGGAAACTTGGGAAGGGCAATCGCCTCGCATATGTCGTTCGAGGATGAGGGATTCAAACTGATCGGTATTTTTGACAGTTCTTCCAGTAAAACAGGTACGAGAATAAACGGTCAAACTGTCCGCGATACTGTAGAGCTGGAAGACTTTTGCCAGAAAGAGCAGCCTATGATGGCCGTGCTCTGTATTCCCCTCGACGGTGTTCATACGGTTATTGAACGCCTTTACAATCTGGGCGTTCGTAATTTCTGGAATTTCAGTCACTACGATATCGCTATGCGGTACGAAGACACGCTTGTCGAAAACGTCCATTTAAACGACAGCCTGATGACACTCTGCTATCGAATGTCAAATCCAAGCGAAAAATAA